From a single Miscanthus floridulus cultivar M001 chromosome 8, ASM1932011v1, whole genome shotgun sequence genomic region:
- the LOC136471930 gene encoding paired amphipathic helix protein Sin3-like 6, protein MGFRDKMKRSKKEEHGVYMKFRVRDLRPTQTLQDGLRFVKNLKRRLAREPDKYDEIITIMRQFMSGSICTAAVVERVKVLLEGHPDLLHHFNQFLPWGYIRAHGPLGRTSV, encoded by the exons ATGGGTTTCAGAGACAAGATGAAGCGCTCGAAGAAGGAGGAGCATGGTGTGTACATGAAGTTCCGAGTCCGTGATCT GAGGCCAACGCAGACACTCCAAGATGGACTCCGCTTCGTGAAGAACTTGAAGCGCAGGTTAGCCAGAGAGCCAGACAAGTACGATGAGATCATCACCATCATGCGCCAGTTCATGTCCGGGAG CATTTGTACTGCTGCTGTGGTTGAGCGTGTGAAGGTGCTTCTGGAAGGTCACCCTGATCTCCTCCATCACTTCAACCAGTTCCTGCCTTGGGGATACATAAGGGCTCATGGACCACTCGGAAGGACTAGCGTCTGA
- the LOC136471931 gene encoding aconitate hydratase, cytoplasmic-like — protein MLGAGLVAKKACELGLEVKPWVKTSLAPGSGVVTKYLLLVIPIYSGLQEYLNQQGFHIVGYGCTTCIGNSSDLDESVSAAITENGIIRNLGIGNGDRAACQGHLEVCKYLVEELGCHPNMATTRDSC, from the exons ATGCTTGGTGCTGGTCTTGTAGCTAAGAAAGCCTGCGAGTTGGGTCTTGAG GTTAAACCATGGGTGAAGACAAGCCTTGCCCCTGGATCAGGAGTTGTCACGAAGTACTTGCTTCTGGTGATTCCTATTTACAGTGGCCTTCAAGAATACTTGAACCAGCAAGGATTTCATATTGTTGGCTATGGCTGTACCACTTGCATTGGAAACTCTAGTGATCTCGATGAATCTGTATCAGCTGCCATTACAGAAAATG GTATCATAAGGAACCTAGGCATAGGAAATGGTGATCGAGCAGCATGCCAGGGCCATCTGGAGGTGTGCAAGTACTTGGTTGAGGAACTAGGATGTCATCCAAATATGGCTACAACTAGAGACTCATGTTAA